TTGTTTCGGTTCGATAACCTCGGCATTTTCACCGAAGGAAAGTATCCACCATTTAATTTCGTCCCAGCCGGAGGCGCATAACGTTAAAATCATATCGCCATTCGGTAATTCTTTGCAGGTATGGTTCATATGTTGACATCGCGACTTAACTACTGATACAACCGGTTGATTGAACCGGACAACAAAATTCTGCGGTTCTCCTCGCATAATCCCGAACGCATCCCGCATAAATTCGGAAACCTTAAACTCTTTTGGTTTCTTAAACGAGATATTTGTCGGTGTGATTTTTCTAATTCGCGATATGGTAAATAATAATATTTCCCGATGTTTCGGCAGGAACGCAGCGAGATATAATCGGTCATAGGTTGGGAATATCGCATACGGTTCAATATGATAAGTTCGCCATTTTTCTTTACTTGCGGAATAATACTCTATCGTAACCGCTTTCTCATCCAGAATCGCTTGCTCTAGTTCCGGCATTACCTTCGCTAAATATGGATATTGTTCCTGCGCAACATATCGCGATTGAAATACTGTAGGGAATCGGTCGAAATAGCGTAACGTTTTTTCCGGCAGGAACGTTTCAATTTTTTTAACCAGTGTTTCTAAATCCTGTCTAAATAACGTGGTGCCGAACATCGCTAAAATATTCCGACTTAAATAGAGGCTTAATATTTCAGAAATCGTGAACGGCATCGGAATGTTCGACTTATATCCGTCAACAAATTTCCATCGTTTTTGCCCGTTAACCAGGTCATCGTATATCGGGAATCCGGCATCGCTCAAGGTCGCTAAATCGCGTTCGATGGTTCTGCGCGATACCCCGAATATTCTAACTAAATCCGGAATTGTTACCCCGTATTTGCTGTCTAAATATCGGATAATATTTAAATGACGGAGTAGTTGTTTATTCCGAGCCATATAAATCAATCTACCTTACTCGAATGATTGCGAA
The genomic region above belongs to bacterium and contains:
- a CDS encoding WYL domain-containing protein, with product MARNKQLLRHLNIIRYLDSKYGVTIPDLVRIFGVSRRTIERDLATLSDAGFPIYDDLVNGQKRWKFVDGYKSNIPMPFTISEILSLYLSRNILAMFGTTLFRQDLETLVKKIETFLPEKTLRYFDRFPTVFQSRYVAQEQYPYLAKVMPELEQAILDEKAVTIEYYSASKEKWRTYHIEPYAIFPTYDRLYLAAFLPKHREILLFTISRIRKITPTNISFKKPKEFKVSEFMRDAFGIMRGEPQNFVVRFNQPVVSVVKSRCQHMNHTCKELPNGDMILTLCASGWDEIKWWILSFGENAEVIEPKQLRNEIITTLKTTLKKYSQ